One segment of Carya illinoinensis cultivar Pawnee chromosome 1, C.illinoinensisPawnee_v1, whole genome shotgun sequence DNA contains the following:
- the LOC122281127 gene encoding glycylpeptide N-tetradecanoyltransferase 1-like — protein MVDSNASPGSPEETQNPVPDGNEPEHDLPLDAITRKVQESLSLGKRHKFWETQPVGQFKDLGDTSLPEGPIEPPTPLSEVKQEPYNLPNPYEWITCDIDSDEMCNEVYNLLTYNYVEDDENMFRFNYSKEFLRWALRPPGYYRSWHIGVRAKSSKKLVAFITGIPARIRAHDNVVTMAEINFLCVHKRLRSKRLAPVMIKEVTRRVHLENIWQAAYTAGVVLPTPISTCQYWHRSLNPKKLIDVGFSRLGARMTMSRTIKLYKLPESTVTPGFRKMEMHDIPAVTRLLRTYLNQFVVAPDFDENDVEHWLLPKENVVDSYLVESTDNHEITDFCSFYTLPSSILGNQNHSTLKAAYSYYNVATRTPLLQLMNDALIVAKRKDYDVFNALDVMQNGSFLKELKFGPGDGKLHYYLYNYRIRQELRPVELGLVLL, from the coding sequence ATGGTTGATAGCAATGCATCACCTGGATCACCTGAAGAAACCCAAAACCCTGTTCCTGATGGGAATGAACCTGAGCATGACCTCCCTCTTGATGCTATAACTCGAAAGGTTCAAGAATCACTCTCTCTTGGAAAGAGACATAAGTTTTGGGAAACCCAACCTGTTGGGCAATTCAAGGATCTGGGGGACACCAGTTTGCCCGAGGGCCCCATTGAACCCCCAACCCCCTTATCCGAAGTCAAACAAGAACCTTACAACCTACCCAACCCCTATGAGTGGATTACTTGTGATATCGATTCAGATGAGATGTGCAATGAGGTATATAACCTCCTCACTTATAACTATGTTGAGGATGACGAGAACATGTTCCGATTCAACTATTCAAAGGAGTTTCTTCGCTGGGCCTTACGCCCTCCAGGTTATTATAGGAGTTGGCACATAGGTGTCCGTGCCAAAAGTTCGAAGAAGTTGGTTGCCTTCATTACTGGCATTCCTGCTAGAATCCGGGCCCATGACAATGTAGTAACCATGGCagaaattaatttcctttgtgTTCATAAAAGGCTCAGATCAAAGAGACTTGCTCCTGTCATGATCAAAGAGGTTACCAGGAGAGTTCACTTGGAGAATATCTGGCAAGCAGCCTATACTGCAGGGGTGGTTCTTCCAACACCAATTTCAACTTGCCAATATTGGCATAGATCCTTGAACCCAAAGAAGCTGATTGATGTTGGGTTTTCTAGACTTGGTGCAAGGATGACAATGAGTCGAACAATAAAGCTTTACAAGTTGCCAGAGTCAACAGTCACCCCAGGTTTCAGAAAGATGGAGATGCATGATATTCCTGCAGTTACACGGCTTCTTAGGACTTATCTAAACCAGTTTGTTGTTGCGCCAGATTTTGATGAAAATGATGTGGAGCATTGGCTTCTTCCAAAGGAGAATGTCGTGGATAGTTATCTGGTTGAAAGTACTGATAATCATGAGATAACTGACTTCTGCAGTTTCTACACACTTCCTTCGTCTATCCTTGGCAACCAGAATCATTCTACTTTGAAAGCAGCTTATTCCTATTATAATGTTGCCACAAGAACTCCTTTGCTACAATTAATGAATGATGCTCTTATTGTGGCTAAACGCAAGGATTATGATGTTTTCAATGCATTGGATGTCATGCAGAATGGATCATTCTTGAAGGAACTGAAATTTGGGCCAGGCGATGGGAAACTGCACTATTATCTTTACAACTATCGGATTAGACAGGAATTGAGGCCAGTCGAGCTTGGGCTGGTGCTCTTATAA
- the LOC122281140 gene encoding telomere repeat-binding factor 4-like, which produces MGNQKQKWTPEEEEALLAGVAKHGPGKWKNILKDPDFAPFLTQRSNIDLKDKWRNLSVSTSGQGSKEKSRGAKVKTTIAAPLPNVQNSSPAAPLRHNLSTDTVMDDPSNGTQEGKNAPRYNAMIFEALSAIEDKIGSDISAIVHFIERRHEVPQNFRRLLSSRLRRLVAQGKLEKVQNCYKIRKETVLGTKTPSPKQRDVKPRQSLSSGLMTTSETVDDAANAAAYRVADAENKAYMAAEAVKEAERISKMAEDTDSMLQLVKEIYERCSRGEIVPLA; this is translated from the exons ATGGGAAATCAGAAGCAGAAATGGACTCCGGAGGAGGAAGAAGCCCTACTCGCCGGAGTGGCAAAGCACGGCCCTGGGAAATGGAAGAATATTCTCAAAGATCCCGATTTCGCCCCTTTCCTCACTCAACGCTCCAACATCGACCTCAAG GACAAATGGCGAAACCTGAGTGTCAGTACTTCTGGACAAGGCTCAAAAGAGAAATCAAGGGGTGCAAAAGTAAAAACTACGATAGCTGCTCCACTTCCCAATGTTCAAAATTCTTCTCCTGCTGCTCCACTTCGTCATAATTTGTCCACTGACACTGTTATGGATGATCCCTCTAATGGCACACAGGAGGGAAAGAATGCTCCCAG GTATAATGCAATGATTTTTGAAGCTCTTTCAGCAATAGAAGATAAAATTGGATCTGATATAAGTGCCATTGTCCACTTTATCGAG CGAAGGCATGAGGTGCCACAAAATTTTAGGAGGCTATTGAGTTCAAGGTTGAGAAGGCTTGTTGCACAAGGCAAGCTTGAAAAG gTCCAAAATTGCTACAAGATCAGAAAAGAGACCGTGTTAGGAACAAAAACTCCTAGCCCAAAACAAAGGGATGTCAAGCCACGGCAATCACTGAGCTCTGGGTTAATGACCACCAGTGAGACTGTTGATGATGCAGCTAATGCTGCTGCCTACAGAGTAGCTGATGCCGAAAACAAAGCGTATATGGCTGCTGAAGCTGTTAAAGAGGCAGAAAGAATCTCAAAGATGGCAGAAGATACCGATTCAATGCTACAGCTAGTCAAAGAGATTTATGAAAGAT GCTCGCGCGGTGAAATTGTCCCCTTGGCTTAG